The genomic stretch AATAATATTAAAAAATAGGGTGAAATTATTTCGCCCTATTTTTTAATATTATTTTATTCTTTTCTAATTAGTTTTACAACTTGGGCTACATTTTATTGGACATTGTATAGTTGGTGTTTCTGACAAGATTAGTAATGCTTTACAAACATCTGATACATCTATAAAATATCTGTTATCCTCTCCAATATAGAAGGCATTAACTGTTACATTACACCATAATGCCCTAAATAGACCGCTTATTATGCCAGGAATTCCAGAGATGATTTGAAGGACTTGAATTACAGGTTTTTCTTCAAATTTAATACCAAAGGAGTTGAGAGTATTCTTTACTCCCTCAAGATCTCTACTAGTTTCAGCATCGGGACTACCAACTGTAAGTCTAACAAGATTGAAATTATAGTTATTATCAGTTTCCAAAGGCTTTGTTTGTAGACAGCCTGTAATACTTATATCCTGGTTAGCGATGGTGTTCAAAATGCAACTCAAGGTAGGATCATCTACAATAAAACTAAATTGAATTCTGATTTTATATGAAAAAACATTAGTACTAAATTCATTGTTCATTTCATTAACTTCTCCTTTCGCTATATCATATTCACAGACTAGGAAATTGGGACATGCTTTATCAAAAAAATCCATATCATACTTTAAGCTAATAAAAAATATTGTTAAGTAGAGACCATATTATGAGGTGAAAATATTAGGAGGTATGGTATGGAAAGTGTACTTAATGGAATAAAGCCAGGGGCTATATTTAAACACTTTTTAAAATTAACTGAAATACCTAGGTGTTCAGGAAATGAGAAAAAAGTCAGTGATTTTCTTGTTAAGTTTGCTAAAGATCACGGTTTAGAGGTTATCCAAGACAAAGCTTTAAATGTAATAATAAAAAAGCCAGCAACCAAAGGCTATGAAAATGCACCTACTGTAATACTCCAAGCGCATATGGATATGGTGTGTGCAAAAAATGAAAATTTTCAATTTGATTTTAATAAAGATGCCATTCCATTAATAGTAGAGGAAGATATAATCAGGACAAAAGGCACCACTTTAGGAGCTGATAATGGTATAGGCATAGCAATGATTATGGCAATCTTAGAGTCAGATCAATTACCACACCCTCCCCTTGTAGCCATATTTACTACAGGGGAAGAAACAGAAATGGAGGGGGCTTCAAAACTAAACCCTGAACATATATCAGGAGACATAATGATTAATTTAGATTCTGAAGAAGAGGGGATACTTACTGTATCATCTGCAGGTGGCGTAAATAATATTGTTTCTTTGCCCATTGTTTGGAATAATGCTCACAATACTAAGGAAGCTCATAGAATAGTTATAAAGGAATTAATAGGAGGTCACTCAGGTATAGAAATAGATAAAAGCAGGGCAAGTGCAATAAAATTACTAGGTAGATTATTGCAAGGAATCGATGAGAAAATTGATCTTAATATTGCTAGTGTTAGCGGTGGAGAAAAAATAAATGCAATTCCCAGAATGGCCGATGCTATAATAATGATTAAAAAAGAAGATAAGAAAGAGTTGGAAAATATAATTAAAGAATATGAGGGAATTTTTCATAATGAATTTAAAGCTTCTGACCCTAATATTAGGATCTATTTGGAAAAGATAAACATGCCTGAAAAAGTTTTTGACCCGACAACTAAAAGTGCTGTAATTAGCATTCTAAGGTTAATCCCTTTTGGAGTACAAACAATGAGTGCTAATATGGAAGGATTAGTAGAAAGTTCAAATAACATTGGAGTACTAACGACAAAAGAAGATGAAATCACATTTGAAAGTGCTGTAAGAAGCTCAGTTAAAAGTTTGAAGGATGAAATTAATGGCCGAATTCAAATAATTGCTGATTTAAATGGAGCAAAAATGGAACTTAAGGGAGATTATCCAGAGTGGGAGTTTAAAGAAGATTCACCTATCAGAGAGTTGATGTCTCAAGTTTATAAAGAAATGTATAATGAAGATATTAAAGTAAAAGCTATACATGCTGGATTGGAAACAGGAGTATTGAGAGAAAAGCTTGGTGATATTGATATAGTCTCTATTGGGCCGAATATTTACAATGCTCATACACCTGATGAATATTTAAGTATTTCTTCAACAGTTAGAACAATTGGATTTTTAACTGAAGTATTAAGGAGAATAAAATAAGAAGATTATAGGATAATTACTGGAATTAAATATATTATATTTAAAAATTTACTTACTCAATAAGTCAAAAAAACCTCCCATGGAAAACAGAAACAAGGGGATAGTCCCCTTGTGTTTTTTACTGTGCCTTTTTTATACCTGTACGGTATGTACAGACCTTACGGCATTCGCTACAGTTATATAAATCCCATCCTCGGCCTGCTTTGAAAAATGATTTTTCCCTGCATAACTTTTGATTTACTGTAATTCCATCCATTGCATGTTGTGTGCAAGCTTCAATACACTTATTACAACCAGAAGGACATTTAAAATCTTCAACTAGTGGATCTGGCTCAACGGCTTCATCTATTAATACTGCTCCTATATAAACCATATTGCCTAAGTCTTTATTAATAAAAATAGTACTCTTTCCCATAATACCTAGGCCAGCAAGTACGGCGGAATGCTTAAGGGATATTATTCCCTTTCCATGCATATTATCTTGATCCCAATACAAATAAGGCACATCAGCAGGAATAAGGGCCGCCTTAACATTATTTTCTTGAAAGAATCGGCAAAGGTCCATTCCGATTCTATCCATCTCTTCATACATTTTGTATGCAGTATGTGTATATGGAATTGGATTTTCTGCAAAGATTACGTCGGTTGGCATTTGTTTTATAAATACAACTACACTACTACAGTCCCTAAAAACATCCTTAGGA from Anaeromicrobium sediminis encodes the following:
- a CDS encoding aminoacyl-histidine dipeptidase, with translation MESVLNGIKPGAIFKHFLKLTEIPRCSGNEKKVSDFLVKFAKDHGLEVIQDKALNVIIKKPATKGYENAPTVILQAHMDMVCAKNENFQFDFNKDAIPLIVEEDIIRTKGTTLGADNGIGIAMIMAILESDQLPHPPLVAIFTTGEETEMEGASKLNPEHISGDIMINLDSEEEGILTVSSAGGVNNIVSLPIVWNNAHNTKEAHRIVIKELIGGHSGIEIDKSRASAIKLLGRLLQGIDEKIDLNIASVSGGEKINAIPRMADAIIMIKKEDKKELENIIKEYEGIFHNEFKASDPNIRIYLEKINMPEKVFDPTTKSAVISILRLIPFGVQTMSANMEGLVESSNNIGVLTTKEDEITFESAVRSSVKSLKDEINGRIQIIADLNGAKMELKGDYPEWEFKEDSPIRELMSQVYKEMYNEDIKVKAIHAGLETGVLREKLGDIDIVSIGPNIYNAHTPDEYLSISSTVRTIGFLTEVLRRIK
- a CDS encoding epoxyqueuosine reductase codes for the protein MKSALIKEYALKFGAHRCGIASIERFEDAPEGFNPKDVFRDCSSVVVFIKQMPTDVIFAENPIPYTHTAYKMYEEMDRIGMDLCRFFQENNVKAALIPADVPYLYWDQDNMHGKGIISLKHSAVLAGLGIMGKSTIFINKDLGNMVYIGAVLIDEAVEPDPLVEDFKCPSGCNKCIEACTQHAMDGITVNQKLCREKSFFKAGRGWDLYNCSECRKVCTYRTGIKKAQ